A genome region from Vanessa cardui chromosome 24, ilVanCard2.1, whole genome shotgun sequence includes the following:
- the LOC124540260 gene encoding FUN14 domain-containing protein 1-like produces MAKPIPEIDLRNISKKDEIKCKEDKTFYDETIDKISKYNNKELILGTFGGWIAGVGVAKVGKIAAFGLGGGIILLHFATEIGYINVNWERVSEGVGYCQDLIDKLLRFVKKNGCFSVGFIGGFFFGVASA; encoded by the coding sequence ATGGCTAAACCAATACCAGAAATTGATTTACGAAATATCTCTAAAAaggatgaaataaaatgtaaggaAGACAAGACATTTTACGATGAAACTATTgataaaatatcgaaatataataataaggagTTGATATTAGGGACATTCGGTGGATGGATCGCGGGAGTGGGCGTGGCGAAGGTTGGTAAAATAGCAGCATTTGGTCTGGGAGGGGGGATCATACTCCTCCACTTTGCTACAGAAATAGGATACATAAATGTTAACTGGGAGAGAGTCAGTGAAGGTGTAGGTTACTGCCAGGATCTAATAGACAAGTTGCTACGTTTCGTTAAGAAGAACGGCTGCTTTTCCGTCGGATTCATCGGTGGCTTCTTCTTTGGAGTGGCGTCTGCTTGA